The DNA window TTTGAAGCGCCCGGCTGGAAAAAGCACCGGCTGCGCGAGATCGGGTTTCAGAACGGTTACGTGGACAATTTCAGCGACATGATTTTGGACGTGAATGGCGATGGCTTCCCAGATGTCGTCGGCTGCGCCTGGTTCAGCAAACAGATGCGCTGGTTTGAAAATCCGCGCCGTTTTGATGGCGAACTCGCCAACGTGTTGTGGAAAGAGCACGAAGTCGAGACGGGCTTCAATTACGAACTGGCGATGCAGGTGGACATTGACGGGGATGGCAAGGCGCTGGAGATTTTGCCCAACTACGGCAGCAGTAACGAAGTCGTCTGGTTCGAGGTCGTCAAAGGCCAGTTTGTGCGCCACTCGGTCGGGCGCGTGCCGAATATGAAAGGCTTGCACGGCACGGGCGCGGGCGATGTCAACGGCGATGGCAAGCCGGATATTCTAACTGCGCACGGCTGGTTTGAAGCGCCTGCCGACGTGCGCACCGGCACTTGGACGTGGCGCGAGACGGGCCAGCCGGTCAAGATCACGCGGCAGTGCAGCCACATTTACGCGCAGGATGTGAACGGCGATGGCCGCCCGGACATCGTGTTTGGCAGCGGGCATGGTTATGGCGTGTATTGGCTGGAAAACAAGGGCGCGCAATGGGCACCGCACACGATTGACGACAGTTGGTCGCAAGCGCACGCCGTGACGCTGGTGGATTTGGATGGCGACAAACGCCTGGACATCGTGACGGGCAACCGCTATCTGGCGCACGACATTGATCCGGGCGCATACGAACCGCTGGGCTTGTACTGGTACCGGCTCAACGCTGATGCGACGTACACCAAACACGTGCTGGATTACGGCGGCAAGGTGGGCGGCGGGATGCAACTGCCGGTTCAAGACATTGACGGCGATGGCGATCTGGACATCGTCGCGCCCGG is part of the Acidobacteriota bacterium genome and encodes:
- a CDS encoding VCBS repeat-containing protein — protein: MKLLGVMILLLLAGGLSLSPGSLAQEQGPKWPMFRKHLIDAGANESAAVADINHDGRLDIVSGENWFEAPGWKKHRLREIGFQNGYVDNFSDMILDVNGDGFPDVVGCAWFSKQMRWFENPRRFDGELANVLWKEHEVETGFNYELAMQVDIDGDGKALEILPNYGSSNEVVWFEVVKGQFVRHSVGRVPNMKGLHGTGAGDVNGDGKPDILTAHGWFEAPADVRTGTWTWRETGQPVKITRQCSHIYAQDVNGDGRPDIVFGSGHGYGVYWLENKGAQWAPHTIDDSWSQAHAVTLVDLDGDKRLDIVTGNRYLAHDIDPGAYEPLGLYWYRLNADATYTKHVLDYGGKVGGGMQLPVQDIDGDGDLDIVAPGKSGLYLFEQIDFPRQKGK